Proteins from one Cryptomeria japonica chromosome 4, Sugi_1.0, whole genome shotgun sequence genomic window:
- the LOC131061162 gene encoding pentatricopeptide repeat-containing protein At2g33680 has translation MAALAVPIPVSPNSESTYYGTVLIKCTKLNSVAEGKVIHAQIIKHGFEVGAFLGNCLVNMYSKCGSIKDARSVFDNMAQQNLVSWNVMIAGYAQQGFGEEALNLFEDMQWVGMMANEYTFCSFLKACATLTALEEGNQAHCHIVKLGVQQNIFMGSALVDMYGKCSSIDDAHKAFERLSERNVVSWNAMIAAYVQCGQMKDALKLFSKMLTEGIRPSHVTFGFVLKACSSLQTVEQGKQLHACVFKSGFGLHLFVVSAVILMYMKCGSIDCGRQLFDGMNKVDVGLYNATIQGYADREQYDKAMEFFCQLLRTGMKPNEITLAIVFKSCQALDEAKQLHAYFIKSVYRGNVSLVSAVVTMYARCGAIDYAGQLFDTMTSKDVVLYTAILAAYTQKAYIDEALRLFIQMQHQGVKPNQFTYPTVLSACASLASPEVGKQVHSHIIKMGVMSDVFVGNGLVDMYAKCGNIENARQTFDRIPKHDIVLWNVMIAGYVQHEYAEAALQVFEEMQQFGIKPNHITFVSVLSACSQLGLVGLGRRIFDSLTRVYGIIPSMEHYICMIKLLGSAGSLYEAEDFIKNLPIEQGTLIKNTLLHARRNNENRLSDSFSRCNR, from the exons ATGGCCGCATTGGCAGTGCCCATTCCAGTTTCCCCGAACAGTGAGAGTACCTATTACGGTACTGTGTTGATCAAGTGTACAAAGCTCAATTCTGTGGCAGAGGGGAAGGTCATCCATGCCCAAATAATCAAacatggatttgaagttggagCATTTCTGGGAAATTGTCTTGTGAACATGTATTCCAAGTGTGGGAGCATTAAGGATGCACGCAGTGTCTTTGATAATATGGCTCAACAAAATTTGGTCTCCTGGAATGTCATGATTGCAG GCTATGCCCAGCAAGGGTTTGGTGAAGAAGCACTTAACCTGTTTGAAGACATGCAATGGGTTGGTATGATGGCTAATGAGTACACTTTCTGTAGCTTTCTGAAGGCTTGTGCTACTTTGACAGCTTTAGAAGAAGGCAATCAAGCTCATTGCCACATTGTAAAACTGGGGGTTCAACAGAATATATTTATGGGAAGTGCTCTGGTTGACATGTATGGTAAATGCAGCAGCATTGATGATGCTCACAAAGCCTTTGAAAGACTTTCCGAGAGAAATGTTgtatcatggaatgcaatgattgcagcaTATGTTCAGTGTGGCCAAATGAAGGATGCCTTGAAACTCTTCTCTAAAATGCTGACGGAAGGGATAAGACCAAGCCATGTCACCTTTGGCTTTGTTCTAAAGGCCTGTTCTAGCCTACAGACTGTGGAACAGGGTAAGCAACTTCATGCCTGCGTTTTTAAAAGTGGATTTGGGTTACATCTGTTTGTTGTGAGTGCTGTAATTCTTATGTATATGAAATGTGGTAGCATAGACTGTGGTCGACAATTGTTCGATGGAATGAACAAGGTAGATGTGGGATTATACAACGCTACAATTCAAGGATATGCTGATAGAGAGCAGTATGATAAGGCAATGGAGTTTTTCTGTCAACTATTAAGAACGGGCATGAAACCAAATGAAATTACATTAGCTATTGTTTTCAAGTCATGCCAGGCTCTTGACGAAGCCAAGCAGCTTCATGCATACTTCATTAAATCCGTGTATAGGGGTAATGTTTCTTTGGTAAGTGCTGTGGTTACGATGTATGCTAGATGTGGTGCAATAGACTATGCAGGACAATTGTTTGATACAATGACTTCAAAAGATGTTGTTCTATACACAGCAATTCTAGCTGCATATACTCAGAAGGCTTATATAGATGAGGCCTTGAGACTCTTTATCCAAATGCAACATCAAGGTGTGAAACCCAATCAGTTCACCTACCCAACAGTTCTTAGTGCATGTGCTAGCTTAGCTTCTCCAGAAGTGGGGAAACAAGTTCACTCTCATATCATTAAAATGGGAGTTATGTCAGATGTCTTTGTTGGCAATGGTCTTGTTGACATGTATGCCAAATGTGGGAACATAGAAAATGCCCGACAGACTTTTGATAGAATACCTAAGCATGATATTGTACTCTGGAATGTGATGATTGCAGGGTATGTGCAGCATGAATATGCTGAGGCAGCACTGCAAGTATTTGAAGAAATGCAGCAGTTTGGAATCAAGCCAAACCACATTACGTTTGTTTCTGTTCTATCTGCATGCAGTCAGTTAGGCCTTGTAGGTTTAGGCCGCCGGATTTTTGATTCCCTAACCCGAGTTTATGGCATTATCCCAAGCATGGAGCACTACATCTGCATGATTAAACTCTTAGGCAGTGCTGGAAGCTTGTACGAGGCAGAAGATTTTATTAAAAACTTGCCAATTGAACAAGGTACTTTGATCAAGAATACCTTACTTCACGCTCGTAGAAACAATGAGAACAGACTCTCTGACTCATTCAGTCGATGTAATAGATAG